In one Corallococcus silvisoli genomic region, the following are encoded:
- a CDS encoding SDR family oxidoreductase, giving the protein MRYVITGASRGIGFEFVQQLLRRGETVDAGVRAPELARRLEPLLHEAGNRLRIHPLDVTRAESVQAFAERVSREPVDVLINNAGVSGQWVGLHELDYEDLERTFAVNALGPLRITSALLPALRRGVGRRVAHVTSRMGSLSSNTEGGAYAYRMSKAALNMGVRSMSNDLRRDGLACVLLHPGWVQTDMGGQDAPLPAEESVRGMLRVIDTVSLEHSGRFFDYEGAEVPW; this is encoded by the coding sequence ATGCGCTATGTCATCACGGGAGCCAGCCGTGGCATCGGTTTCGAGTTCGTGCAGCAGCTGCTGCGGCGGGGAGAAACGGTGGACGCGGGTGTTCGCGCCCCGGAGCTGGCGCGCCGCCTGGAGCCGCTGCTGCATGAGGCGGGCAACCGCCTGCGGATCCACCCGCTGGATGTGACTCGCGCGGAGAGTGTCCAGGCCTTCGCGGAACGTGTCTCGCGCGAGCCGGTGGATGTGCTCATCAACAACGCGGGTGTGTCGGGCCAGTGGGTGGGGTTGCACGAGCTGGACTACGAGGACCTGGAGCGCACGTTCGCGGTGAACGCGCTCGGGCCGCTGCGCATCACCTCCGCGCTCCTGCCCGCGCTCCGCCGCGGAGTGGGGCGCCGCGTGGCGCATGTCACGTCGCGCATGGGGTCGCTCTCCAGCAACACGGAAGGGGGCGCGTATGCCTACCGGATGTCCAAGGCCGCGCTGAACATGGGCGTGCGCTCCATGTCCAACGACCTGCGCCGGGATGGGCTGGCGTGCGTGCTGCTGCATCCGGGTTGGGTGCAGACGGACATGGGCGGCCAGGACGCGCCGCTGCCGGCGGAGGAGTCGGTGCGCGGGATGCTGCGGGTCATCGACACTGTTTCACTGGAGCACTCCGGCCGGTTCTTCGACTACGAGGGCGCGGAGGTGCCCTGGTAG
- the pdxH gene encoding pyridoxamine 5'-phosphate oxidase yields MGPPLRASPDRESTANVRAGAGFPMLRRVSIPPDPIQRFADLFAQAKAAIPVDPNAMVVASVDDQGRPSSRVVLLKDFDARGFVFFTNFHSRKGRQLLAHPYAALCFHWQPLEQQVRIEGRVERVTDAEADAYFQSRARGSQIGAWASLQSEELPTRELLEQRVAEVEARFQGQPVERPPHWSGFRVIPERIEFWHGRPSRLHERNLYLRDGEGWKTQLLFP; encoded by the coding sequence ATGGGCCCGCCATTGCGTGCGAGTCCCGACAGGGAGTCAACCGCGAACGTGCGCGCCGGGGCGGGGTTTCCTATGTTGCGCCGCGTGAGCATCCCTCCAGACCCCATCCAGCGCTTCGCCGACCTGTTCGCCCAGGCGAAAGCCGCCATCCCCGTGGACCCCAACGCGATGGTCGTGGCGTCGGTGGACGACCAGGGCCGCCCGTCCTCGCGCGTGGTGCTGCTCAAGGACTTCGATGCGCGGGGCTTCGTCTTCTTCACCAACTTCCACAGCCGCAAGGGCCGCCAGCTCCTCGCGCACCCCTACGCGGCGCTGTGCTTCCACTGGCAGCCCCTGGAGCAGCAGGTGCGCATCGAGGGCCGGGTGGAGCGCGTGACGGACGCGGAGGCGGACGCGTACTTCCAGAGCCGGGCGCGCGGCAGCCAGATTGGCGCCTGGGCCAGCCTCCAGAGCGAGGAGCTGCCCACGCGAGAGCTGTTGGAGCAGCGCGTGGCGGAGGTGGAGGCGCGCTTCCAGGGCCAGCCCGTGGAGCGCCCTCCGCACTGGAGCGGCTTCCGCGTCATCCCGGAGCGCATCGAGTTCTGGCACGGCCGCCCCAGCCGGCTGCACGAGCGCAACCTGTATCTGCGCGACGGCGAGGGATGGAAGACACAGCTCTTGTTCCCCTGA
- the glgA gene encoding glycogen synthase GlgA, with amino-acid sequence MKILFIASEVAPFSKTGGLGDVAGALPTALAGLGHDVKIITPRYQDVRNTGHLQPTGQSLVLRFPFGETGGPVLSARLSERLEVLFLENEAFYGGRKGLYGVAGGEFADNPRRFAYLCVGALQAAQRLRFFPDIIHLHDWQTGLVPVALRRGFQGTPLGRAKCVFTIHNLAYQGRFPKGTMEDLGLPWDLFTPEGVEFYDQVNFLKAGLVYSEALTTVSPTYAREIQTADQGYGLEGLLRRRAHALTGIINGIDAHEWNPRTDSFLPAHYGPDDLAGKAVCKRALLERFGLPADSDAPVFGIVSRLAWQKGVDLLLETLPAALQADLRFVAVGNGDPGLEAGLKALQARYPRQVGVHIGFDPEFSHLVEAGSDFFLMPSRYEPCGLNQMYSLRYGTVPIVRATGGLVDTVEGGLDGNGILFESFHRSALLAAIRRALSLYADPSRLGDFRGRGMGKDFSWTASARKYEALFASLVAE; translated from the coding sequence ATGAAGATCCTCTTCATCGCCTCGGAGGTCGCCCCCTTCTCGAAGACGGGGGGACTGGGCGACGTGGCCGGGGCCCTGCCCACGGCGCTCGCCGGCCTGGGGCACGACGTGAAGATCATCACGCCCCGCTACCAGGACGTGCGCAACACCGGGCATTTGCAGCCCACCGGCCAGTCCCTGGTGCTGCGCTTCCCCTTCGGTGAGACGGGCGGCCCCGTCCTCTCCGCGCGCCTCTCCGAGCGGCTGGAGGTGCTCTTCCTGGAGAACGAGGCCTTCTACGGCGGCCGCAAGGGGCTGTATGGCGTCGCGGGCGGCGAGTTCGCGGACAACCCCCGCCGCTTCGCCTACCTGTGCGTGGGCGCGCTCCAGGCCGCGCAGCGGCTGCGCTTCTTCCCGGACATCATCCACCTGCATGACTGGCAGACGGGGCTGGTCCCGGTGGCGCTGCGCCGGGGCTTCCAGGGCACGCCCCTGGGACGCGCGAAGTGCGTCTTCACCATCCACAACCTGGCCTACCAGGGGCGCTTCCCCAAGGGGACCATGGAGGACCTGGGGCTGCCGTGGGACCTGTTCACGCCGGAGGGCGTGGAGTTCTACGACCAGGTCAACTTCCTCAAGGCGGGGCTCGTCTACTCCGAGGCCCTCACCACCGTGTCGCCCACCTACGCGAGGGAGATCCAGACGGCGGATCAGGGCTACGGACTGGAGGGCTTGCTGCGGCGCCGCGCGCACGCGCTCACCGGCATCATCAACGGCATCGACGCGCACGAATGGAACCCCCGGACGGACTCCTTCCTGCCGGCGCACTACGGCCCGGACGACCTGGCGGGGAAGGCCGTGTGCAAGCGCGCCCTGCTGGAGCGCTTCGGGCTGCCCGCGGACAGCGACGCGCCCGTGTTCGGCATCGTCAGCCGGCTGGCGTGGCAGAAGGGCGTGGACCTGCTCCTGGAGACGCTGCCCGCAGCGCTCCAGGCGGACCTGCGCTTCGTGGCGGTGGGCAACGGCGACCCCGGCCTGGAGGCCGGACTGAAGGCGTTGCAGGCCCGTTACCCGAGGCAGGTGGGGGTCCATATCGGGTTCGACCCTGAATTTTCACATCTCGTGGAGGCGGGGTCTGACTTCTTCCTCATGCCCAGCCGCTATGAGCCGTGCGGCCTGAATCAGATGTATTCGCTGCGTTACGGCACGGTGCCCATCGTCCGGGCCACGGGCGGGCTGGTGGACACGGTGGAGGGGGGGCTGGACGGCAACGGCATCCTCTTCGAGTCCTTCCACCGCTCGGCGCTCCTGGCCGCCATCCGCAGGGCGCTCTCCCTGTACGCGGACCCCTCACGCCTGGGCGACTTCCGGGGGCGGGGGATGGGGAAGGACTTCTCCTGGACCGCGTCCGCCCGGAAATACGAGGCCCTCTTCGCCTCCCTGGTGGCTGAATAG
- a CDS encoding serine/threonine protein kinase: MAEAPDLGGYEVVGRLAVGGMAEVYQARARETTQRSPGEPEEVVIKRLHPSFRNDPAYVKAFVDEAKLTVRLRNAHIVRTFRLFRAGPDYLMVQELVSGRTLGYMQELLIKAGAAMPPESACYIAWCVLKALDYIHRAKVGENGATIVHRDVNPANVLLGIQGDVKLTDFGVAEVEGMIRGDSGALRGTLPYMSPEQVLGQAVDARTDLYAVGVMLWELWCGRRLFTGENEAQLMHQVRDARVPLLATLAPDLPDYAARVARKALFADRARRFQTAAEFIKALEVLARRAGWPLTVEALQPLLGG; encoded by the coding sequence GTGGCGGAAGCTCCGGACCTGGGTGGCTATGAAGTGGTCGGCCGGCTGGCGGTCGGTGGCATGGCCGAGGTGTATCAGGCGCGTGCCCGTGAAACGACGCAGCGCTCCCCGGGCGAGCCCGAGGAAGTGGTCATCAAACGGCTGCACCCGTCGTTCCGCAACGACCCTGCCTATGTGAAGGCCTTCGTCGATGAGGCGAAGCTGACGGTGCGCCTGCGCAACGCGCACATCGTGCGGACGTTCCGGCTGTTCCGCGCCGGCCCCGACTACCTGATGGTCCAGGAGCTCGTGAGTGGCCGGACGCTGGGCTACATGCAGGAGCTGCTGATCAAGGCCGGCGCCGCGATGCCGCCGGAGTCCGCCTGCTACATCGCGTGGTGCGTGCTCAAGGCGCTGGACTACATCCACCGCGCCAAGGTGGGGGAGAACGGCGCCACCATCGTCCACCGCGACGTGAACCCCGCCAACGTGCTGCTGGGCATCCAGGGCGACGTGAAGCTCACCGACTTCGGCGTGGCGGAGGTGGAGGGGATGATCCGCGGCGACTCCGGCGCGCTGCGCGGCACGCTCCCGTACATGAGCCCGGAGCAGGTGCTGGGCCAGGCGGTGGACGCGAGGACGGACCTGTACGCGGTGGGCGTGATGCTCTGGGAGCTGTGGTGCGGCCGCCGCCTCTTCACCGGGGAGAACGAAGCGCAGCTGATGCACCAGGTGCGCGACGCGCGCGTGCCGCTGCTCGCCACGCTGGCGCCAGACCTGCCGGACTACGCGGCGCGGGTGGCGCGCAAGGCGCTGTTCGCGGACCGGGCCCGCCGCTTCCAGACCGCGGCGGAGTTCATCAAGGCGCTGGAGGTGCTGGCGCGCCGAGCGGGCTGGCCCCTGACGGTGGAGGCACTCCAGCCTCTGCTGGGCGGCTGA
- a CDS encoding LEA type 2 family protein: protein MHARRAVLTLAGGLMLSGCLGAVPFQPRAYDEAVRVEAVDVAFARDGAGALTLKLQVKNPSSDAASLTRVDFDLRVDGRRVATGEQVMGVPLDGGGAVPLEVRFPLAVPRGGGRLEAGSHAVRLEGGVVLRFGGSERRAPFRDARSLDIAWMPGGEPRPAP from the coding sequence ATGCACGCGCGCCGGGCGGTGCTGACGCTGGCCGGCGGGCTCATGCTGTCCGGCTGTCTGGGCGCGGTGCCCTTCCAGCCGCGCGCCTACGACGAGGCGGTGCGGGTGGAGGCGGTGGACGTGGCCTTCGCGCGCGACGGCGCCGGGGCGCTCACGCTGAAGCTCCAGGTGAAGAACCCGTCCTCCGACGCGGCCTCGCTCACCCGCGTGGACTTCGACCTGCGGGTGGATGGCCGGCGCGTGGCCACGGGCGAGCAGGTGATGGGGGTGCCCCTGGACGGCGGGGGCGCGGTGCCCCTGGAGGTCCGCTTCCCGCTGGCCGTGCCCCGGGGCGGAGGCCGGCTGGAGGCCGGCTCGCACGCGGTGCGGCTGGAGGGGGGCGTGGTGCTGCGCTTCGGCGGCTCCGAGCGGCGCGCGCCCTTCCGGGATGCGCGCTCGCTGGACATCGCGTGGATGCCGGGCGGCGAACCCCGCCCGGCGCCCTGA
- a CDS encoding hemolysin family protein, with amino-acid sequence MPTWTLWVACLALCFMRSLVAAAESALYGTSDLRAQELAEESKSSAARRVLRHKTEREPAATALRLGMVLSGFLAAAIGAFVPPRLLDFSRYGEAAWVPIATVCAGALFVGVLASLMEVTLRGLANGNPERWALRLASLVSFLVAVLYPPMRLMLGLLNLGARTFGRTLRFEPPPPPLEELEKLLAAQAARNEVDKSAPQLIRSIFELSDKRCRDVMVNRTDVVSVDVTTPPDEVLRILAEENHSRIPVYHDDVDHIVGVLHARDLIPLLQHPELIVLQDVIRPAHFVPWMKPVGDLLRDMQKRKIHMAMVVDEYGGFMGVVTLEDILREIVGDIGDEFEVEEKLVEKMADGSSLVDAAMEVDQFTQLFGFPLPEGDFDTLGGYLSSLAGHLPDVGERFSYNGWQFVVATKEGARIDRVRMTRLKSTAPGLPDGPGRDGVNGSKEDGPSSPRHDPGSGASHDAKG; translated from the coding sequence ATGCCTACCTGGACCCTCTGGGTCGCCTGCCTGGCCCTCTGCTTCATGAGGTCCCTGGTCGCCGCCGCGGAGTCCGCGCTCTATGGGACCTCCGACCTGCGCGCCCAAGAGCTCGCCGAGGAGAGCAAGAGCAGCGCCGCCCGCCGGGTGCTCCGCCACAAGACGGAGCGTGAACCCGCCGCCACCGCCCTGCGCCTGGGCATGGTGCTCTCCGGCTTCCTGGCCGCCGCCATTGGCGCCTTCGTCCCGCCGCGCCTGCTGGACTTCAGCCGCTACGGCGAGGCCGCCTGGGTGCCCATCGCCACCGTGTGCGCGGGCGCCCTCTTCGTCGGAGTGCTCGCCAGCCTGATGGAGGTGACGCTGCGCGGGCTCGCCAACGGCAACCCGGAGCGCTGGGCCCTGCGCCTTGCCTCGCTGGTGTCGTTCCTGGTGGCGGTGCTCTACCCGCCCATGCGCCTGATGCTGGGCCTGCTCAACCTGGGCGCCCGCACCTTCGGCCGCACCCTGCGCTTCGAGCCGCCGCCCCCGCCGCTGGAGGAGCTGGAGAAGCTGCTCGCCGCCCAGGCCGCCCGCAACGAGGTGGACAAGAGCGCCCCGCAGCTCATCCGCTCCATCTTCGAGCTGTCCGACAAGCGCTGCCGCGACGTGATGGTCAACCGCACGGACGTCGTCTCCGTGGACGTCACCACCCCGCCGGACGAGGTGCTGCGCATCCTGGCGGAGGAGAACCACTCACGCATCCCCGTGTACCACGACGACGTGGACCACATCGTGGGCGTGCTGCACGCGCGCGACCTCATCCCGCTGCTCCAGCACCCGGAGCTCATCGTCCTCCAGGACGTCATCCGCCCCGCCCACTTCGTGCCGTGGATGAAGCCCGTGGGCGACCTGCTCCGGGACATGCAGAAGCGGAAGATCCACATGGCCATGGTCGTCGACGAGTACGGCGGCTTCATGGGCGTCGTCACGCTGGAGGACATCCTCCGCGAAATCGTGGGCGACATCGGCGACGAGTTCGAGGTGGAGGAGAAGCTCGTCGAGAAGATGGCCGACGGCAGCTCGCTGGTGGACGCCGCCATGGAGGTGGATCAATTCACCCAGCTCTTCGGCTTCCCCCTGCCCGAGGGCGACTTCGACACGCTGGGCGGCTACCTGTCCTCGCTCGCGGGCCACCTGCCGGACGTGGGCGAGCGCTTCAGCTACAACGGCTGGCAGTTCGTGGTGGCCACCAAGGAAGGGGCCCGCATCGACCGCGTGCGGATGACCCGCCTGAAGAGCACCGCCCCCGGCCTCCCGGACGGACCGGGCCGCGACGGCGTCAACGGGTCGAAGGAGGACGGGCCGTCCTCGCCGCGCCACGACCCGGGCTCCGGCGCGTCCCACGACGCCAAGGGCTGA
- the aat gene encoding leucyl/phenylalanyl-tRNA--protein transferase: MPIYLLSDEEPELFPPPGKADKSGLLAVGGDLRPERLVAAYSQGIFPWYSEGQPILWHSPDPRFVLEPAKVHVGRSLRKVMNRGTYTVRYDTAFAKVIDACSRVHRPGQDGTWITDAMKQAYVRLHELGLAHSVEAWDGEVLVGGLYGVSLGAAYFGESMFALAPDASKVAFATAVERFRQWGFQLIDCQVETEHLERFGAESWPRKRFLAALVQALKEPTRRGAWTE; encoded by the coding sequence GTGCCCATCTATCTGTTGAGTGACGAGGAGCCGGAGCTGTTCCCACCGCCGGGCAAGGCGGACAAGAGCGGTCTGCTCGCGGTGGGCGGAGACCTGCGGCCGGAGCGGCTGGTGGCGGCCTACTCACAAGGCATCTTCCCCTGGTACAGCGAGGGGCAGCCCATCCTGTGGCACTCGCCGGATCCGCGCTTCGTGCTGGAGCCCGCCAAGGTTCACGTGGGGCGTTCGCTGCGCAAGGTGATGAACCGGGGCACGTATACGGTGCGCTACGACACGGCGTTCGCGAAGGTCATCGACGCGTGCTCGCGCGTGCACCGGCCGGGGCAGGACGGGACGTGGATCACGGATGCGATGAAGCAGGCGTACGTCCGGCTGCACGAGCTGGGGCTGGCGCACTCGGTGGAGGCGTGGGACGGAGAGGTGCTGGTGGGCGGGCTGTACGGCGTGTCGCTGGGCGCGGCGTATTTCGGGGAGAGCATGTTCGCGCTGGCGCCGGATGCCTCGAAGGTGGCGTTCGCCACGGCGGTGGAGCGCTTCCGGCAGTGGGGCTTCCAGCTCATCGATTGTCAGGTGGAGACGGAGCACCTGGAGCGCTTCGGCGCGGAGTCCTGGCCGCGCAAGCGCTTCCTGGCGGCGCTCGTCCAGGCGTTGAAGGAGCCCACCCGGCGAGGAGCTTGGACGGAGTAG
- a CDS encoding LEA type 2 family protein, with amino-acid sequence MSSVNRSNRLLALVSVLFTLSGCASAPVRSASGPPALTAQETAVVSQGITDATVRYTGQVTGSATGVLERADYELVADGQVVKTGSAKLDVPFAPGTPADFSFEEKSSYVKGPEDLTRLSAQGGTVLIALRGTLVVRSGDREDTLPFAASRAVRVPRLPVVIVESLDGARYSPEEVQINLRLGVRNPNPFPLRLESLTYQVAVADRPLEEGTTGQADTVDASATGVYPVEVAVTAQSWGPGVKALISKGALPFSVKGEVKGPMFQVPYSLKGDVKLNVSR; translated from the coding sequence ATGTCCTCCGTGAATCGCTCGAACCGCCTCCTGGCCCTGGTATCCGTGCTGTTCACCCTCTCCGGGTGCGCCTCCGCCCCGGTCCGCTCCGCCAGTGGCCCCCCGGCGCTCACGGCCCAGGAGACCGCCGTGGTGTCGCAGGGGATCACCGACGCCACGGTGCGCTACACCGGACAGGTGACGGGGAGCGCCACCGGCGTCCTGGAGCGCGCCGACTACGAGCTCGTCGCCGACGGACAGGTGGTGAAGACGGGCTCCGCGAAGCTGGATGTGCCGTTCGCGCCGGGCACGCCCGCGGACTTCTCCTTCGAGGAGAAGTCCTCCTATGTGAAGGGCCCCGAGGACCTGACCCGCCTGAGCGCCCAGGGCGGCACGGTGCTCATCGCGTTGCGCGGCACGCTGGTGGTGCGCTCCGGCGACCGCGAGGACACCCTGCCCTTCGCCGCCAGCCGCGCCGTGCGAGTGCCCCGCCTGCCGGTGGTCATCGTGGAGAGCCTGGATGGCGCCCGCTACTCCCCGGAGGAGGTGCAGATCAACCTCCGGCTGGGCGTGCGCAACCCGAACCCGTTCCCGCTGCGGCTGGAGTCGCTGACGTATCAGGTCGCCGTCGCGGACCGGCCGCTGGAGGAGGGGACGACCGGGCAGGCGGACACGGTGGATGCCTCCGCCACGGGCGTCTACCCGGTGGAGGTGGCGGTGACGGCGCAGTCGTGGGGCCCGGGCGTCAAGGCGCTCATCTCCAAGGGAGCGCTGCCCTTCAGCGTGAAGGGCGAGGTGAAGGGCCCCATGTTCCAGGTCCCCTACTCCCTCAAGGGTGACGTGAAGCTGAACGTGTCCCGCTAG
- a CDS encoding hemerythrin domain-containing protein encodes MAVPTDFVSLGALHRELEERFLLHQEALMGMDLPAARERLARYREELTRHLEAEEALLLPELPRAGRIRGAAPELFTGEHQRMRELLAKCQEAVDALDASAPDFRRAVLRVFDMESTFKHLEHHHSLREETYLFPALDGVLEEPERRALLAAFLERTESPAR; translated from the coding sequence ATGGCCGTCCCCACCGACTTCGTCAGCCTGGGCGCGCTCCACCGCGAATTGGAGGAGCGGTTCCTCCTGCACCAGGAAGCGCTGATGGGCATGGACCTGCCCGCCGCCCGTGAACGGCTCGCGCGCTATCGCGAGGAGCTGACGCGGCACCTGGAGGCGGAGGAGGCCTTGCTCCTGCCGGAGCTTCCCCGGGCCGGGAGGATTCGAGGGGCCGCGCCGGAGCTCTTCACCGGAGAACACCAGCGCATGCGGGAGCTGCTGGCGAAGTGCCAGGAGGCGGTGGACGCGCTGGATGCGAGCGCACCGGACTTCCGCCGCGCGGTGCTCCGGGTGTTCGACATGGAGAGCACCTTCAAGCACCTGGAGCACCACCACTCCCTGCGCGAGGAGACGTACCTGTTCCCCGCGTTGGACGGGGTGCTGGAGGAGCCTGAGCGGCGGGCGTTGCTGGCCGCGTTCCTCGAGCGCACGGAGTCTCCCGCGCGATAG
- a CDS encoding tetratricopeptide repeat protein: MTKAGVLLLQLLTAQAPAPEASPAEKPAAAPRADKLPDNPDALYKLATAFLSQNQPRRAVAPLTKLVGLTPDGVPAKVALARALRLSGDVPKAKAVLDAALAVFPDEATLRSERGLLARIQDDTDEAISQYSVATELAPQDAELRFNLGEVLQRANRTDDAIEAYREALKLDGGLQVARVNLGKALAEKGLHAEAKETLREAIRQKDGDAEAHYNLGVVLMRENDVTGAFAEYQAAIKADPKHARAQNNLGVVLDGQGNARKAAEAFQKAITLDPKYAEAHFNLGLACFQLGENARATKAFEKALLLEPRRASGPYTQLGQLYLAQGKKTQAVDAFQKAIEKSADDGKKTTEAYQGLARAYLALGKVDDAVATLKTAVETFPDEPGTRSGYGDALKAKGDLDGAIAQYTACVKLQPTVENRLALAEAYAKKHVSAQARPLYEAVLQEDPNHRAAKLALADLLLAMGDYTAAEKLLTPAQGEEADTGALARLGILHSRLGRPDLAVSELEAVVAKDPAQLEARAELGFLYLRGGDEPKALQVLSDVLAVEPRNSLGLLYLGHTLYRQGKLPEAEKAFRGASQVDASAGEPHFALAQLLEATNRKDEAKKEYAAAVQLQPDHADAKQALKKLAADTP; the protein is encoded by the coding sequence ATGACCAAAGCCGGCGTCCTCCTCCTCCAGCTGCTCACGGCCCAGGCCCCCGCCCCGGAGGCGTCTCCAGCGGAGAAGCCCGCCGCGGCCCCGCGCGCGGACAAGCTCCCGGACAACCCGGATGCGCTCTACAAGCTGGCCACCGCCTTCCTGTCGCAGAACCAGCCGCGCCGCGCGGTGGCGCCGCTGACGAAGCTGGTGGGCCTGACGCCGGACGGCGTGCCCGCGAAGGTGGCCCTGGCGCGGGCGCTCCGGCTGTCGGGCGACGTGCCCAAGGCGAAAGCGGTGCTGGACGCGGCGCTGGCGGTCTTCCCGGACGAGGCCACGCTGCGCTCGGAGCGCGGCCTGCTGGCGCGCATCCAGGACGACACGGACGAGGCCATCTCGCAGTACTCGGTGGCGACGGAGCTGGCGCCGCAGGACGCGGAGCTGCGCTTCAACCTGGGGGAGGTCCTCCAGCGCGCCAACCGCACGGACGACGCCATCGAGGCCTACCGGGAGGCGCTGAAGCTGGACGGCGGGCTCCAGGTGGCGCGGGTGAACCTGGGCAAGGCGCTGGCGGAGAAGGGGCTCCACGCCGAAGCGAAGGAGACGCTGCGCGAGGCCATCCGCCAGAAGGACGGTGACGCGGAGGCGCACTACAACCTGGGCGTCGTGCTGATGCGGGAGAACGACGTCACGGGCGCCTTCGCGGAGTATCAGGCCGCGATCAAGGCGGACCCGAAGCACGCGCGGGCGCAGAACAACCTGGGCGTGGTGCTGGACGGCCAGGGCAACGCGCGCAAGGCGGCGGAGGCGTTCCAGAAGGCCATCACGTTGGATCCGAAGTACGCGGAGGCGCACTTCAACCTGGGGCTCGCGTGCTTCCAGCTGGGAGAGAACGCCCGGGCGACGAAGGCCTTCGAGAAGGCGCTGCTGCTGGAGCCCCGGCGCGCGAGCGGACCGTACACGCAGCTGGGCCAGCTCTACCTCGCGCAGGGCAAGAAGACGCAGGCGGTGGACGCGTTCCAGAAGGCCATCGAGAAGAGCGCCGACGACGGCAAGAAGACGACGGAGGCGTACCAGGGCCTCGCGCGCGCGTACCTGGCGCTGGGCAAGGTGGATGACGCGGTGGCCACGCTGAAGACGGCGGTGGAGACCTTCCCGGACGAGCCCGGCACGCGCTCGGGCTATGGCGACGCGCTCAAGGCCAAGGGCGACCTGGACGGCGCCATCGCGCAGTACACGGCGTGCGTGAAGCTCCAGCCCACGGTGGAGAACCGGCTGGCGCTGGCGGAGGCGTACGCGAAGAAGCACGTGAGCGCCCAGGCGCGGCCCCTCTACGAGGCCGTCCTCCAGGAGGATCCGAACCACCGCGCGGCGAAGCTGGCGCTCGCGGACCTGCTGCTCGCCATGGGGGACTACACGGCGGCGGAGAAGCTGCTGACGCCCGCGCAAGGCGAAGAGGCGGACACGGGGGCCCTGGCGAGGCTGGGCATCCTGCACTCGCGGCTGGGCCGGCCGGACCTGGCGGTGTCGGAGCTGGAGGCGGTGGTGGCGAAGGACCCCGCGCAGCTGGAGGCCCGCGCGGAGCTGGGCTTCCTGTACCTGCGCGGCGGTGACGAGCCCAAGGCGTTGCAGGTGCTGAGCGACGTGCTGGCGGTGGAGCCGCGCAACTCGCTGGGGCTGCTGTACCTGGGCCACACGCTGTACCGGCAGGGCAAGTTGCCGGAGGCGGAGAAGGCCTTCCGGGGCGCCTCGCAGGTGGACGCGAGCGCGGGAGAGCCCCACTTCGCGCTGGCGCAGCTGCTGGAGGCCACCAACCGCAAGGATGAGGCGAAGAAGGAGTACGCGGCCGCGGTGCAGCTGCAGCCGGACCACGCGGACGCCAAGCAGGCGCTGAAGAAGCTGGCCGCCGACACGCCGTGA